A genomic window from Lotus japonicus ecotype B-129 chromosome 1, LjGifu_v1.2 includes:
- the LOC130727551 gene encoding uncharacterized protein LOC130727551 — MKSHHHHQPKLKTPLFSCAFFRHCAQTVLSPTATATHTPPLPLTTPPPPLIKPSDQCESSTSSSSSTTSFTQWRFSLPTTPNTTTTQNDSTTPPPPPSPSPSTITITIPNLQELFHVSELQLSTDPTAALHLLERSLVPNPPQDQPPCPPTLMTHLITNLNSATKILFALCLSDTNRRVAVEAGAVGAVVESAPELEGPPAERALAALELMCTVAEGAEAVRAHALAVPVMVTMMGKTGARGKEYAIGVLAVIYGGAVAEHMTAPPEEVARAVELALQGECSARGKRKGGQLLKTLLHHHLA, encoded by the coding sequence ATGAAaagccaccaccatcatcaaccAAAACTCAAGACCCCACTCTTTTCTTGTGCCTTCTTCCGCCACTGCGCTCAAACCGTCCTCAGccccaccgccaccgccactcACACCCCACCACTCCCTCTCACAACCCCACCTCCTCCATTAATCAAACCTTCAGATCAATGTGAATCCTccacctcttcctcttcttccaccACCAGCTTCACACAGTGGAGGTTCTCTCTCCCCACCAcccccaacaccaccaccacacaAAATGACAGTACTACACCCCCTCCTCCACCTTCACCTTCACCTTCCACCATCACTATCACCATCCCCAACCTCCAAGAACTCTTCCACGTCTCGGAGCTCCAGCTCAGCACCGATCCCACCGCCGCCCTCCACCTTCTAGAACGCTCCCTCGTCCCCAACCCGCCGCAGGACCAGCCGCCGTGTCCCCCCACCCTCATGACCCACCTCATCACCAACCTCAACTCCGCCACCAAGATCCTCTTCGCCCTCTGCCTCTCCGACACCAACCGCCGCGTCGCCGTCGAGGCCGGGGCCGTCGGCGCCGTCGTGGAGTCAGCACCGGAGCTGGAAGGTCCACCGGCAGAGAGGGCACTCGCGGCGCTGGAGCTGATGTGCACTGTGGCGGAGGGGGCGGAGGCGGTGAGGGCCCACGCTCTTGCCGTACCGGTGATGGTAACAATGATGGGCAAGACTGGGGCGCGTGGGAAGGAGTACGCCATCGGGGTGCTGGCGGTGATATACGGAGGAGCGGTGGCGGAGCATATGACGGCGCCGCCAGAGGAGGTGGCGCGTGCGGTAGAGCTGGCACTGCAAGGGGAGTGTAGCGCGAGAGGGAAGAGGAAGGGTGGGCAATTATTGAAGACACTGCTACACCACCACCTAGCTTAA